CCAGCAACAGGCCGGCGCCCCACTTCAGCGGGCGCAGTGGCGGTTTCTTCTTAATGGGCAGCGGCGCGATCGGGATCTGTGCGGTCATGGCTCAGCCCTGGCTCGGTTTGCCGGTGACCAGCCCGACCTGGGACAGCTCCAGCCGGCGCAGCAAGTCGAGCACTTCGATCACTTTCTGGTACTGCACCATCGCGTCGCCGCGCACGATCACCGGGAAATCCGGGTTCAGCGCTTTCTCGATACGCAGGCGCTCTTCCAGCTCGCCGAGGGTCACCGGGTAAGCGTCGAGGAACACCTGGCCGCCGTCGTTCACGGAGATCGCCTTGGTCTTGGCCTCCGACAGCGACACCGAGGCACTGGCTTTGGGCAGGTGGATCTGGATCCCCGACACCTGGGCGGTGGCGGTGAGGATAAACATCACCAGTACCACCATCAGCACGTCCACCAGGGGCGTGATGTTGATGCTGTCGACGGCGGCATCATCGTCATCGTCGTGGGAGGCATTTACGGAAGCCATGGCGGTTCTCCTCAGGCCGGAAGCGCTGCGTGATGGTCGCGACGGTGCGCGGCTTCACTGTGCTGGCTCTCGCCGTGCATTTCCGCCAGGCGGGTGATGAACTCATCGACAAACACGCGCATGTCCGCGCTGACTTCCTTGTTGCGCGTGATCAGGCGGTTGTAGCCGAACAGCGCCGGGATCGCGACAAACAGGCCCATGGCCGTGGCCAGCAAGGCCGCCGCCATACCCGGGGCGATGGCGTTGATGTTCACGTCGCCGGCCATGGCCGTGCCGAGGAACACCACCATGATCCCCAGCACCGTACCGAGCAGGCCGATGTATGGGCCGCCGGCGATGGCGTTGGACAGGGTCGAGAGTTTGGAACTGAGCGCCTGGTTTTCCCGGGTGCGCACACCGTCCATGGAGCAGCGGATGGCTTCGATGGTGGCGGCCGAGACCGACGAGGTGTCGGCGCCCTGGGCACGGCGGGTGCGAATTTCCTTGACCGCCACCAGGTACAGGCGCCAGAGCGAGGAATGGGTCAGGCGCTCGCCGAGTTGGGGGTCGTCGGCATACATTTCGAGGCGGGTGCCGATTTGGGCGAAGTGCTCGCGAAAGATCTCGTTGGCACTGCTCACGCGGCTGACCTGACGGTTTTTGCGCAGCATGATGACCCACGACTGGAACATCATCGCCACCAGCACCAGGATGATCACCCAGGCGTCCACCGGCACGGCGTTGAGCAAGAAGCCCAGGCTGCCGAAACCGAAGCCCGACTGTTCTTCATCAACGCCGTAGGCCACCAGTTTCGACTCAGCGCCCTGGGCGCCGGCATCGGCCTGCAACAGCGCAGCCGGGCGCGCCACTTTGGACAGGCGCAGCTCATCGATGGCGCCGGCGAACGGCAAGTGAGCGCTGGCGGCTTGCGGCACATCGGCGCCGACCGCCAGTTGCGAATTGAAGGCCGGCATGGCCACGGCGAGGGTCGCGGTTTCGCGACCGTTCACATACAGCGTGACCTTTTCGCCCTCGGCGGTGAATGCCAGGTGCTGCCATTGGCCAGGGTTCAGCGGCTGGGTCGAGACGGCGCGCTGGCCGTCGATTTCCACAAACGGCATGCCCTGGTTCAACCCCAGCAGCAGGCTATGGGGGCCGTCACGGCGGGCCAGCACCACTTGCTCGCCACTGGCCTGGTCCAGGCGTAACCACGCACTGAAAGTGAAGGCAGCGCCGGCAGCGTGTTGCAGCGATGGGCTGGCCGGCAACATCAGCGGCTGGCCGCCGAACTGCAAGGCGCGGCCGATCACGCCGTCGATGCTGGCGCCGGTGGCGTTGAGCGCGGTGTTGGCGTAGGCCGTGGTGTCGCGGGCCGGTGTGCCGTTGGCGCCGTCAAAGTGATAGAGCGCGGTGTAGTTGGGGTCGAACGTCAGCTGGCCATTGGCGGTGGCCGGGGCCTTCTGGTTGCCGTAGTACATCCACAGGTCCTGGCGCTGGCCGCCTTCGACCCTGGGCACATCGACCCAGATCAGCGCCATGCCCATCAGCGGGTCGAAGCTTTCGATCTGGTGATTGAACACGGTCTTGTCATCGGCACTCACAAAGCGCAGGTCGGCGCCGTCGTCCTTGACCCCGTCAAAGGTGAAGTTGCCGGTGTGCAGCCGCACCAGCAGCGCGGTGCGGCCCAGGGCCTGGCTGATCGCGGCGCCTTGGGTGGTGGTGTCCACCGAAATCTGTTTGCGGTAGTGCCAATCGTCTTGCCACCAGGCATGGGCGGTGGCCGGGAGCGCGAAGCCCAGGCAGATCAACAGGCTCAGAAATAGGCGTTGCATGGGTGAAGTCTCCGGAAGAAAAAGTCAGAAAGTCGCCTGCACACTGAAGTGCAATCGCGAGTCCTGTTTCTGGGTGTTCGGTCCATCGAGCAGGGGGAGGCCCCAATCCAGGCTGCCGGACAACCACTTGCTCAAACTGGCGCGGGTGCCCAGGCCGACACTGGCCAGGCTGTATTCGTCTTCCTGCTCGGGAAGCGGGTCGTGCAGGCGCATGCGCGCACCTTCGGCGAAGGCATAGAAGCGCCACTCCTGCACGTAACTGCCAAGGAACTTGGCCAGGGACGGTGTGCGCAATTCCTGGGAGAGCAAGAAACCCTCATCCCCGGTGCGCTCGGCTGCCAGGTAGCCACGCACCGAGGTGGCGCCGCCGGCGGAGTACTGCTCGTTGGACACCAACGGCCCCGAGGCCAGCTGGAAGCCGCCCTTGGTGGCGGACTGCCAATCGTTGGCGAAGGTGTAGGTGTAATTCAGGTCGCCCTTGAGCACGGCGAAACTGGCGCTGGCCTTGTAGCGTTTGTAGTCGAACTCATCGTCGTCACTGCCATAACCAAAAAACGCGCGGGTGCCGACGATCAGGTTCAGGCCCAGCCCCAACTGGGACTGCTCGGTGTAGCGATAGCCGTTGTAGCCCAGGGTGAACGGCGCGTACTTGAGCGGCACCTGGTCGCTGCTGGCGCCGAGTTTCATCTCTTCGTCAAAGTCCTTGAAGTCGACGCCCAGGGAGAATGAATTGGCCCAGTTGCCTGCGGCCGGCAAGCTGTAGATCGCCGAAACGCCATAGGAATGGCCCTTGCCCAACACGTTGCTGCCGCCGATGGTGGCGATGTTGCTGTCGGACTGGTAACCGGAGAACTGCAGGGTCCAGCGCTCATTCAGCGGTGCGCTGTAGGAACCGGACCACACCTTGGCATTGTCGGTGTCCTCGGGCGCCGTGAAGTAGGTGAGCGAAATGCTGTGGCCCAGTTGCCACAGGTTGTCGTAACCGAGGGTCGCCACCGAGCGCAGTTTTTTGGTGTCGGCGCTGTAGTCGTTGTTCAGGCCGACGCTGGCGTGCCAGGGGTTCTGGTCTTCTACCTGCAAATCCACATCCATGGTGCCCGGGCGCTGGCCCTCGCGCACCAGCGGCGTGACCTGCCGCCCGGCGCTGCGGTTGAGCCCCGCCAGCTGGGTTTGCACCGTGGCGAAATCCGGCACCGCGCCCTCCTTGAGCCCCGGCACTTCGTCGCGGATTTCCACCGGCGAGTAATGCTTGGCGCCGACCACGCGCACCCGGCCGACCTTGGTCTCACTGACCTGCAGGTAGACGATGCCGTCATCGACCTTCTGCTCCGGCAGCTCGACAAACACCGACTGGTAACCGCGTGCCTGGTAGATTTTCTGCAGCGCATCGCGGGCGCCTTCGATGTCGTCCAGGGTCTTCTGCGGGCCTAGAAACGGGTACACCGCCTCCTCGATCGTGGCCGCATCAAGCACGGTATTGCCGCGCACGAAGAACTCGTTGACATCCACCTTGCGCGCCGGGGCTTGCTCCCCCTCCTCGGCCCACACCGGTTGCGTCAGGCTCCCCAGCGTCACGCAACACAGCGCCAGCGTTAATTTGAACAGATGCTCCACACCGCCCCCTGAGATTCTGATTTTTTGCGCCGCCGCCGATGGCGCGGCGTATGGCCTGCTCAATTGCTGGATATCGAGGTGCTGCCGTGGCGTGCCAGCCAGGTATGCAACAGGGCGAAGTTCAACGAGAACTCCGGCATGTGCAGCAAGGCGCCACAAAACACGTCACCGATGATTTTCTGGATAAGTTGCACCGCTCGCGGGTTGTTCAGCAGCGTGGCGATGTCGCGGGTCAGGACGTGAATGCTCCAGACCTTCTGGTTCAGGTCCAGGCCGACGAACCAGCGGAACAGCAGGTTGTAGTTGAGCTGTTCATGCAGTTGCTGCTCGCTGGGCACGGAATACAGAAGCTGCAGCAGCAGGACCTGCAACACCGTGTGTGGCGCAATGGACATCGAGGCGTCGGCCACCAGCCAGTCGCGCTGCTGGTCGAGGATTTCGTCGATCTGCGGGCGCAGCAGCACCAGGGAATGACCCGACGGGATATAACTGGACACTTCCTTCAAGGCGCCCTGCCAATCGTCCTGGGAGACGATCCATACCCAGGGTGCGCCGTAGCGATAGACCGACACCGGCTTTTTGCGCGCGGCTTCGACGATCTTCGACAGGCGCTGATCGAGCTCCTGCATGCCGACTTTCGAGTAACGTTCCATAGTTCCCATCGCCCCACTCCTGGCATCCTGCTTGCGGTTGAAAAAGACGCCGTTCCGACGTTGTCAATCGCGATACACAGGAGAGACGGGAGTGGCCCATGGCTACCGAACTTTTGTCATGAAAGCTTCATTTTTGGTTGAGCGGGGGATTTTTTTAGGGTGTACATATCCGGTTTTGCGGTAACGGCGGATATTGGTTCCGCTCTTACAGCGGGTCACTTTTGGAAGAGCGCCAAAAGTAACCAAAAACGCTCCGCCCCAACACTCGGCACCTCGCCTCCGGCTCGGTGTGCCCGCACGCAGACTTGAATCCGTGGGCCGCCGCGATGGGCCATCCATGGCCCAGCGCGGCTAACCCGGCGTCCTGCCGGGTTACCCACGGATTCAAGCCTGCGTGCGGCCAGCGTGTTTTACGGGGCGCCTGAGATCAAGATCAAAAGCGCAAAAGATCGCTGACTTCGTCAGCGCAAAGGATGTAAGGGCCAGATCAAAAACAAAGCAAAGCACGGCGGCCTGACAGCCGACCTCGGTCAAGTGTGGGAGCTGGCTTGCCTGCGATGCAGACACCTCGGTACATCAGGCAAACCCAGTTGATGTCATCGCAGGCAAGCCAGCTCCCACAGAAAAGCCGATCTACTGCGGACCCGCTTTTGATCTACACCACTCAGGTCGGCTACAAGGCCGCCGTGCTCTGCTTTTGACTTTGATCTGAGACGCCCCGTCAATCACGCTGGCCGAACGCAGGCTTTGGAGCGTGGGCAACCCGGCAGGACGCCGGGTTAGCCGCGCTGGGCCAAGGATGGCCCATCGCGGCGGCCCACGCTCCAAAGCCGGAGTGAGGGCACACCGAGCCTAGGCGAGGTGCCGAGTGATGGGGCGAGGACTTTTTGCTTACTTTTGGGTCCTCCCAAAAGTGAGTCGCTGTAAGAGCGAAACCCTAGGCGGCCGTTACCGAAGTAACGGATATGCCCTCCCCCATACAGACGCGCAAAACAACAACCACAACGCACAAAACACTCAACAATGATCACCAAACGGCTTTCTGTAAAACCAGCCAATACCAAAAAAAACGGGGCGATCACCGATCGCCCCAAATAGTTACATCGAGAGGTCTTTCAAAATCGTTACAAACTGATCTGCTTACGCTCCTCATCCGTCAATCGTGCCCGCGCCTGGTCGCTCAACGGGCCGGCACCGAGCACCTGCACCGGGCTGTCAGGGTTGTAGCCCGAAGTCTTCCGAGCCTCTTGCGGCTCACGCTGCACCGGCTCAGAGCCAAAACTCAGCACCTCCACGGTGACAATCGACGCCCGCCCCTGCTTGGCCGCCGCCTGCTGGCTACGCGCCGCATCTTCCGCCGCCTGGGACGCCGCCGCCCCCGCCGCGCTGGCCGAACTCATCGCCCCGGTATTCACCGCTGCCGACACCGGCACCCCGGACGACTTGCCCTGGGTCTGGATGTTCGCCGCGTTCACCACCCGCAATGCCGCGATGTTGATGTTGCCGGACACTCGAATACCCGCCTCACCCGCATCGATGGTGCCCAGCGGCGCAATCAGGTCGATATCCCCCGCCGGTACTTCCGGGATCGGGTTGAGCGTGGCGATCCCCGCACCGGTACTCGGCACCGATGGCGACAGGCTCACATTGCCCCAGTTGTCATAGACACGCTTGGGCGGCGTGTACACCACGGTGGTCTTGGAGCCACGACCGGCGTTGATATCGCCCTCGGCGGTCCACCCCATGATCGAGCCGCCGAAGGTGGTCATAATGCGGCTCTGGCCAAGCAGGATGCTGCCCATGGAGTACAACTGGATATCGCCGGTGCCCTGGGTGATCACCCCAGCGGTGGACGGTGGCGCCGCCCCTTCGATGCCGAAGGTCTGGCTGCCGCCCGGGGTGAGCATCTGGATCGAGCCACCGAAATTGGTGTGCACGCCCGCGCCGCCGAACATCGTGATATCGCCTTTGTAGGTGATCGGGTTACCGGCCACGTCCTTGTCCGGGAACAGCGCCGCAATCGCCACACGGCCACGCAGGTAACTGCCCTGGCGCACGCTGCCATCCTGGTTGTACTCGCGACCGGCGGCCTTGAGTTCGGCGAAGTACACATCCCGTGCGAAGATCCGTTGTTGCTCCGCCGGCAGGGTGGCGTAGTAGGCCCGCGCTTGCTCGGTGTCGCCGATAAACCCGAAGCGCTCGGCCAGCCAGTCGACCAGTTCGTGTTCATAGGTCTTGGCAACCTTGCTGCCCTGCAACGACTCGCCCGGTTGCGCGAGGTTGGCGGGGTTGAGGTAAGCCTCGACAAAGCGGCGGTAGTCCGGGCCGTTGGGGCCGACACCGGCCTGCATCACGATACTGGCGCCCGAGCGATTGTCGCCTGCCGCCACCGGACCGAGGCTGGTGACGCTGACCTTGTCCTCCATCAGGATAGTGCGCCCGGCCATCAGTTCCAGGGTGCCGGGGCCAGCGACCTGGAAGTTGCTGTAGAGGATGTCGCGCCCGGCCGAAACGATGGAGACATCGGTGGGGCTGTTATGGATAAACAGGTTGCCCATGGACGTTTCCTTCTGGAACCCGCTTACCGTGTCAAACAGGCTGCCGCTGCTGACGATATCCCGGCCTGCCATCATCCACACCGGCCCACCGCCCTCGAACCAGGTCTGGCCTTGATGCAAATCGCCCGGGTTAATCCCGAAGGTGATGATCCGCCCACTGCTGACGCCTACCAGGTCGCCGGTCAATGCGTAGAAACGCGCCGCGGATGCCGGAGCATAGGCATCAGTCGATGCGCTGGCGGAGCCGAACACAAACAACGGCAAATGGCGGACGTTGTCGGAGCTGCCGTTTGGCGAAAGGTTGCTGGCGACAGCCTCGATGCTGCTGCCAAGCCTGCCGACAAACGCCGGTTGCCAAGGCGTGGCCATGATCGCCGGGTCAGCCGCCGATTGGCTCACGAACATCCCGCCGGCATAGATCGAGTCATGGGCAAGCAACTGCAACTGGCTGTTGGCGCCCGGGGCGAGCAACAACGGGAATTTGTAGTCATTGTCGGTGCGTGACGAGCCGCCCGCCTTGCCGTAGTACAGGCTGCCGCTGGCGGCCGTCGCTCGCAGAATCGACGGGTACACGACCGCCAGGTCAGAGGCCAGCCCCGTGGTATTGGGCGACAAGTTGCCACCGGCGGAAAACAGGTCGATGGCCGTGCGCGCGGTCCACAGCGAGAACCAACTGGTGCCCGGCCCGTGCTCTTCCCCCCTGACGAAGGATGAACTGTTGGGCAGCAGGACCCGGCCAGGATCGAGCACGCTCTGCAGCGCCAGGTCACCCAGGGTGCCCAGGCTGAACGTCGCATCACCCGGCACCAGCACGATGCCGCCGCGCATCAGCCCACGCGTGGCCTGCAACGCGTCGAACGCCCGCACTTCACCCGGGCTGTGGTCGGTACTGGCAATGCCGTACTGCAACTCGATCTGGCCCGAGGCCCCCGCCAGCAGTTGCGCATTACCGCGCAGGTTAACCAGCGTGCCGTTCAGGCTGCTGCTATCCAGGCTGCTCTCGGGGTTCAGGGCCCCACCGATATTCACCCGCAGATCACCGCCACCGGTCAGTTGCAGGCTGCCATCGCTGGCCACCCGCCCGGTGCTGCCGACCGCCAGCACCAAGCCCTGGCTGCGTGGGTTGACGTTGGCCGCCATGGCATTGCCGGCCAGCGTGCGCAGCATCCCGGCGTCACCGCCTACCCGCACATCCACGTCACCGCCGCCCAAGGTACCGAAACCGGTGAAGCCTACCAATTGGTCCGCCGCGCCGGTCGCGGTATAGCTGCCGAAATTGATCCACCAGGCCGTTGGCTGGGGCGCCCCGCCGGTATCGACGGTGCCGCTGCCTTGACGCCACAGCCAATTGCCGACGCTGGCTGAATCGCTCCCCACATCCAGAGGGTTCGGTCGCCCCGGCGCGGAAGCCGTGGCGTTGAGGATATTGCCCGTCAGGTTGCCCCCAACCTTCAAGCTCAGGTTGCCCCCGGCTTGCGGGTACCAGGCGCGGTACAGGCTGGTGGGGCTAGCATTGACGAATTGCTCGAAATAGCTGCCCTCGTCGTTCAACACCGTCTTGCCCAGGCCCTGGGACTTGGGCTGGTTGTAGGGGTCGCCCTCAAAGGTCGTGGCAGACGAC
The genomic region above belongs to Pseudomonas poae and contains:
- a CDS encoding biopolymer transporter ExbD; this translates as MASVNASHDDDDDAAVDSINITPLVDVLMVVLVMFILTATAQVSGIQIHLPKASASVSLSEAKTKAISVNDGGQVFLDAYPVTLGELEERLRIEKALNPDFPVIVRGDAMVQYQKVIEVLDLLRRLELSQVGLVTGKPSQG
- a CDS encoding DUF2341 domain-containing protein; translated protein: MQRLFLSLLICLGFALPATAHAWWQDDWHYRKQISVDTTTQGAAISQALGRTALLVRLHTGNFTFDGVKDDGADLRFVSADDKTVFNHQIESFDPLMGMALIWVDVPRVEGGQRQDLWMYYGNQKAPATANGQLTFDPNYTALYHFDGANGTPARDTTAYANTALNATGASIDGVIGRALQFGGQPLMLPASPSLQHAAGAAFTFSAWLRLDQASGEQVVLARRDGPHSLLLGLNQGMPFVEIDGQRAVSTQPLNPGQWQHLAFTAEGEKVTLYVNGRETATLAVAMPAFNSQLAVGADVPQAASAHLPFAGAIDELRLSKVARPAALLQADAGAQGAESKLVAYGVDEEQSGFGFGSLGFLLNAVPVDAWVIILVLVAMMFQSWVIMLRKNRQVSRVSSANEIFREHFAQIGTRLEMYADDPQLGERLTHSSLWRLYLVAVKEIRTRRAQGADTSSVSAATIEAIRCSMDGVRTRENQALSSKLSTLSNAIAGGPYIGLLGTVLGIMVVFLGTAMAGDVNINAIAPGMAAALLATAMGLFVAIPALFGYNRLITRNKEVSADMRVFVDEFITRLAEMHGESQHSEAAHRRDHHAALPA
- a CDS encoding ShlB/FhaC/HecB family hemolysin secretion/activation protein, whose translation is MEHLFKLTLALCCVTLGSLTQPVWAEEGEQAPARKVDVNEFFVRGNTVLDAATIEEAVYPFLGPQKTLDDIEGARDALQKIYQARGYQSVFVELPEQKVDDGIVYLQVSETKVGRVRVVGAKHYSPVEIRDEVPGLKEGAVPDFATVQTQLAGLNRSAGRQVTPLVREGQRPGTMDVDLQVEDQNPWHASVGLNNDYSADTKKLRSVATLGYDNLWQLGHSISLTYFTAPEDTDNAKVWSGSYSAPLNERWTLQFSGYQSDSNIATIGGSNVLGKGHSYGVSAIYSLPAAGNWANSFSLGVDFKDFDEEMKLGASSDQVPLKYAPFTLGYNGYRYTEQSQLGLGLNLIVGTRAFFGYGSDDDEFDYKRYKASASFAVLKGDLNYTYTFANDWQSATKGGFQLASGPLVSNEQYSAGGATSVRGYLAAERTGDEGFLLSQELRTPSLAKFLGSYVQEWRFYAFAEGARMRLHDPLPEQEDEYSLASVGLGTRASLSKWLSGSLDWGLPLLDGPNTQKQDSRLHFSVQATF
- a CDS encoding transposase produces the protein MERYSKVGMQELDQRLSKIVEAARKKPVSVYRYGAPWVWIVSQDDWQGALKEVSSYIPSGHSLVLLRPQIDEILDQQRDWLVADASMSIAPHTVLQVLLLQLLYSVPSEQQLHEQLNYNLLFRWFVGLDLNQKVWSIHVLTRDIATLLNNPRAVQLIQKIIGDVFCGALLHMPEFSLNFALLHTWLARHGSTSISSN